From the Methanocaldococcus fervens AG86 genome, the window AATCCCTAAGCTATTTATTTCTTTTAAAATCTCTTTTTCAAGTTCAGCTACTTCTTTATCCTTATTTCTCTCTCCAATCTTTCTTAACAATGCTTTTTTAGCCAGTTTTAATGCAACATCTGCAGTTCCACCAATGCCAACTCCAACCACTATTGGCGGGCATGGCTTACCTTCAGCATCTGCTATTACTTGGAGTATAAATTTTTTTATTCCTTCTATTCCATCAGAAGGCTTTAACATCTTTAAAGCACTCATATTTTCGCTACCAGCACCTTTTGGAAATGCAGTTATCTCAATCTCCCTATCTAGGTTTTCATCAAACTCTATATTTATAAATGGGGAGTGCAATCCAACATTTGTTTTAAAGTTCTCCCTTGTTAAGGGATGAACTACATTAGGCCTTAAAGGAACCTCTTCTGTAGCTCTCTTTACTCCTTCTTTTATTTCTTCAATGATTTTTATTATTTCAGAGGAGTTTATGTTTTTTCCAATTTTTAAAAATATTATTGGAACCCCAGTATCTTGGCAGAGGGGGACTTGTTTTTCTTCAGCAATCTCATTGTTTTTTATAATAGCTTTTAAAGTATTTTTTGATATTTCATTACTTTCTTTAATACAAGCTTCTTTTAACGCATCTTTTACATCTTTTGGTAAATATATAACTGCCTCTTTAAACAAATCAACCACTATATCAGATATTTTCATTATTTCACCAAATCCTACTTTTAAGGTTACAACTTGCAAATATTATGAGTCAAAGAAAATATATATTCCTAACTTCAAAAAAATTTCGATAAATATATATTTTCGTTTTTCGTTTTAAAATATTATTAAATATAAAAATTGAACAAAGTTAGTGATAACTATGATCGAATTAGTACAATACTTGCCAGAAATCTTAACAATAATTAAAAAATTGTTAGATGAAATTATCAAACAAAGTAATCGAAAAAAATTAAAAAATTCAATTAAAATGTTGTTAGAAGAGGAAATCCTTAGTTTAGAAAGTTCTATGGAAAACTCTATAAAATGCATTCAAAAATTAAATGTTATCCTTGAAAATATAAATAATCTAAAAGAACCTGAAAAGGAAGCAGAAATGTTGGCATATGAAATTAGTAACAATGTAAATAACATGATAGATTCTTTATTTAGTATATTAAAATTGTACTTAAATCATAAAGAAGACTTTCATATAGTATTTGATAATAGCGAAGTAAAAATATTTTTTGATGGTCTTGCTAATACATTTAAAAAAGATAATGGAAGATATATTGTTGATTTTGATATATTTATTAATTATTTGCTCTACGCGATTAAAACTTTTAACGATAAAAACTTTAAAGGAAATATGAGTATTAATGAAAATATTAATGAGCTATACAAATGTATTTTTAATATTTTTGGGTTAATTCTAACTCATACTAATAATGAGTATTCTAAAGAATATAATTTATTTATTACTTCATTTAATAAAAAACTTAACGAGTATTGTCCAATTATTAATGACCTAGAGAATTCTATAGTTAGAAAGTTTAGTCGTTATTTAAATGTGCATTCCGTTACCTTAAAGTAATCGTTATATCCTTTTTAACAACGCTTTTGGATAATCTAACAATGTTTTTTCCAACTCTTTATTTGTTAATCCAGCTCCCAAACCAACTTTTTTTGCAAATTCAGCATCAATTAAATCCTCTGGAGCATGGGTATCGGTGTTAATTAAAGTTTTTAATTCAAACTCTCTTGCAATATTGACAACATAGCCGTTGGTTATATTATGCCCTCTTCTTGAAGTAATCTCAACAAATATATCATTTTCTTTTAAATTTTCAGCTGTCTCCTTATCTAAAAATCCAGGATGGGCTAAGATATCAACATCTTCAGATATTGAGGCATAATAATTAGTTTTTTCCTCTACCGGTTCAACGACTGTTTCACCATGAACTACAACAATCTCAGCTCCTAAATCTTTGCATTTCTTGGCAAGCTTTGGAATTGACTTTGGTGGAACGTGTGTTAGCTCAACACCAACAATAACAACAATATCATCCCAATATTTTTTTAATTCCTCCTTTGCAATAGTGGTTTTTTCTATAAGCTCTTTATAGTTGCTAAAATCAGCATGGTCAGTTATTGCTATAGCTTTATGTCTTAAAACCTTAGCCCTTCTAACTAACTCAGATGGGATTAGCTCCCCATCACTAAAAACTGTATGTGTGTGGAAGTCAAATCTCATGTATTCACCCTAAACATTTTATTCAAAAATTTTTGGATTTATTTTTCTATTTTCATTCTGCAATAAAGCCACTCTACTATCTTCACTATCATCAATCAAATTGTATGAGCTATTTTCTTCCAAAATCTTAGCTAACTTTAATATCTCATCATGCTGTAGCATATCCTCCTTCTTTAACCTCTTCTGTGAATAGCCCACATGCATATAGGATTTCAATTCTATAAAATTAGCTTCTGCCCTTTCATAAAGCTCTACAAACTTTAAGATATCATCGTTTAATCCCCTAATCAATGTAGTTCTTATACATGTTCTTTTTTTCTCCTTCAAAATGTCTAAAGTGTTTAAAATGCTCTCCCAATATTCTTTCTTTCCCCCACATATCTTTCTATAACTTTCTAAATCATAGGCATCTAAGGAGATATAAAGCTGAGTTGGCTCTATCTTTTCAATAACATCTGTTAATATTCCATTTGAGACAACAAAAGTGGTAAATCCATTTTTGTGGAATAT encodes:
- a CDS encoding fumarate hydratase; this encodes MKISDIVVDLFKEAVIYLPKDVKDALKEACIKESNEISKNTLKAIIKNNEIAEEKQVPLCQDTGVPIIFLKIGKNINSSEIIKIIEEIKEGVKRATEEVPLRPNVVHPLTRENFKTNVGLHSPFINIEFDENLDREIEITAFPKGAGSENMSALKMLKPSDGIEGIKKFILQVIADAEGKPCPPIVVGVGIGGTADVALKLAKKALLRKIGERNKDKEVAELEKEILKEINSLGIGAMGLGGDVTALDVFIEIAGCHTASLPVGICIQCWADRKASKKIKIDDIEL
- a CDS encoding histidinol phosphate phosphatase domain-containing protein — encoded protein: MRFDFHTHTVFSDGELIPSELVRRAKVLRHKAIAITDHADFSNYKELIEKTTIAKEELKKYWDDIVVIVGVELTHVPPKSIPKLAKKCKDLGAEIVVVHGETVVEPVEEKTNYYASISEDVDILAHPGFLDKETAENLKENDIFVEITSRRGHNITNGYVVNIAREFELKTLINTDTHAPEDLIDAEFAKKVGLGAGLTNKELEKTLLDYPKALLKRI
- the twy1 gene encoding 4-demethylwyosine synthase TYW1, which codes for MIPEEIYKILRRQRYQIDNHTAVKLCGWVRKKMLEDKSCYKSKFYGIETHRCIQCTPSVIWCQQNCIFCWRVLPRDIGIDVSKIKEPKWDEPEVVYEKILAMHKKIIMGYKGVLDRVGEKKFKEALEPKHVAISLSGEPTLYPYLDELIKIFHKNGFTTFVVSNGILTDVIEKIEPTQLYISLDAYDLESYRKICGGKKEYWESILNTLDILKEKKRTCIRTTLIRGLNDDILKFVELYERAEANFIELKSYMHVGYSQKRLKKEDMLQHDEILKLAKILEENSSYNLIDDSEDSRVALLQNENRKINPKIFE